The DNA region AAGTTCTTGAAAAGTTCTTTGTCACCATAACTTTTACTGATGTCTATGTATTCAATCATAGGCGCTCCTAAGTGTCAATTCTATGTTTGTAGTAACAATTCTTAAGGATGACTTGTTTTAATCCCCGTCCGGTTATATAATGAACATAAACTAATTGATGACAGGTGGCCGACATGAATCTATTTAACAAGTATAACTTATCTTTGATGAATAAAATTATTATAGCATTTGTAGCCTATTTTGTAATGATTTTAATCACTTTTTCCTTGATTGTTGTTCTTATTGATCGGGGACAGGTCTTATCTATTTCTAATGAATTTTCCAGCACCATAGCCACAGATAAAGCAAAAACGGTCGAACTTTGGCTGAATGAAAAGGTGACCAATGTTAGTACGCTTGCACTTACAAGTGAAGTTCAATCTATGAACCATGAGGCATTCCTACCTTTACTTGAGTCAGCATTGGTCAATAAAGAAGGCATCTATGGCCGTTATTTTATCATTGATGAACAAGGTATCTTGGTAGATACATTGGGTATAAGAAAGAACTTAGCGGAGGATCCAGAGTACCAAAAAATCATGACGGGTGAAGTGCCAGTGGTGGTTGCCAAATCTTCTTATGATGATACCTTTAAGCAACCAACTTTTCGTATTATGGTACCAATAGAAGTTGACGGAAAAGTGCAAGGTCTTCTGGGTACGACGGTTTTACTAAAGGACCTAAGTCAACTCATATCTTCTACTGTAATACAGGAGACCGGTTATGCTTGGGTGGTGGATGAATACGGTCAGGTGATCAGCCATAAGGATACCAATCAGGTCTTGAATATGGATATCACGTCGGATGAGAATACGGATTATGAAGGCTTAGTTAGCTTAAGTGAGCAAATGAAAACAAGTAATGAAGGTATGGCTACATTTACCAATCCACAAGGTGAAAAAAATTATGTAACTTATGAAAGTATACCAGGTTCACCCGGTTGGCATGTTATCATAACCCTATATGCGTCAAGTGTTTATAAGACACTTAGAGAACTTTTTGTTTATATGACGGTGTTGGTGGTTGTGTTGGGGTTAATATCCTATTTGGTGACCTACCTATTGGCCAAAGACATAACCGATTCAGTTAAGAGACTCATTGGCGTCATGAATAAATTTACCAGTGGTGTCAAAGGCATCAGAGCCAAAGTGGAATCTCAAGACGAGATTGGTATGCTTTCACAGTCTTTTAATGCTATGGCGGATACGATTGTAGCTCATACGGATAATGTTGAAGAATTGATTAAAGAACGCACCCAGATTCTAGCGGATTTGAACTATCAGATTGTAAGCCGAAACAAAGAACTCGGAACCATGAATGAAGAACTTGAAAAAACCAATGATAAATTACATGAATTAGCATCTACGGATATGCTGACAGGATTGTATAATCGACATCAATTCGTTAGAGAATTACAAAGAACGATTGAGCTTGTTAATGTAGAAGACGAACAAAACTTTTCATTGCTCTTTATTGATTTGGACAATTTCAAGCAGTATAATGATACTTTTGGTCATGAAATCGGTGATTTTCTACTCATAGAAGTGGCCAAAATTCTTAGAGAAAATGTCAGAGAAAATGATATCATTGGTCGTTATGGTGGTGATGAGTTTGTTATTATGCTACGTCAAGGGACCTATGATATTGCTAAAGCCATTGCTGAACGTATCCATGGTGCAATCTTAGGCCATGATGGCTTTAAGAAAGAGCTTTCCAAGAAGTTAAGTGGAGAAATAAAGATTATGGGCAAGAATAAGTTGTCCAGTTCCATTGGAATTGTCAACTATATGAAGTCAATGAAAATAACAAAAGCAGAAGATTTATTGGCGATAGCGGATGAAACCATGTATAAGGCAAAAAAAGCAGGTAAATCCAGAGTCGTCGTTAATTAAATACATATAGCTAATAAAAGAGCGCTCTATTCCATTTATCATAGGAATAGTACGCTCTTTTTAAGAACAACTTATAGGGATTCGATTTCTAAGAGCCAAGAACGTACAACCCCATCACTTGGCATACGCCAGTCACCACGGGGGGAGAGATTGATGGAACCGACTTTGGGGCCGTCCGGCATGCAAGATCGCTTAAATTGTTGACTAAAAAACCTTTTGTAAAAAATCAATAACCATTTTTTGACGGTCGCTTCTGTATAGAGATCATGAAAAGCCATATTAGCTAAGTGATAGATCTTTGAAGGTGAGAAGCCAAAACGTACGCAATAATAAAGGAAGAAATCATGTAGCTCATATGGTCCAATCAAATCCTCGGTTTTTTGTAAGATTAATCCTTCAGCGTCCGGAGGTAGTAACTCAGGGCTTACAGGCGTATCCAATACGTCCAGCAAAACTGTTTTAGCAGATTCAGGCGCCTTATGATGGGCAACCCAGTTGACCAAATACCTTACTAAGGTTTTGGGAATGGAAGCATTCACCGCATACATAGACATATGGTCACCATTATAAGTAGCAAAGCCTAGTGCCAATTCTGATAAATCACCGGTACCGATAACGATACCATTTGCCTTATTGGCGTAATCCATTAGAATCTGTGTCCGCTCTCGAGCTTGTGTGTTTTCATAAGTAACATCATGGATACTCGGGTCATGATCAATGTCTTTAAAATGTATTAGACAGGCCTCTTTAATGGATATCTCCTTGAGTGTACAGCCGAGTTGTTTAATCAAATCGCATGCATTTTTATATGTTCGATCTGTAGTACCAAAGCCCGGCATGGTGATTGCAATTATATTCTTGGGGTCCAAATTTAACAAGCTAAAAGTGTGCAAACATACCAGAAGGGCTAAGGTTGAATCTAAGCCTCCGGATACGCCGATAATAACAGTTTGACAGCCGATATGTTCCAATCGTTTGGCAAGGCCTATGGATTGTATGTTGAAGATTTCTTCACATCGAACATGAAGTTTTTCTGCGTCGGTGGGTACAAAAGGGTGAGGATCTACATAACGGTTTAGCATCAGTGTCTTAAAAGTACTTTGGTAAGGACAAATCATATATCTTGATAGGTCTTGTTGTTGTCCATCCCCATAGATACCCATCTTCCTTCGATCACTTAGGAGTCTTTCAATGTCCATATCACCGACAACCAATTGATTCTCCATGACAAACCGAGTATTTTTGGACAACATAGTACCATTTTCATAGATTAAGCATTGACCGCCAAACACAAGATCTGTTGTTGACTCACCATAGCCGGAGGAAGCATAAACATACCCAGTGATGGTTTTTGCAGATTGACTGGCAATGAGCGATTGCCTATATTCGCTTTTTCCGACGAGGTCATTACTTGCAGAAGGATTGAAGATTAAGGTGGCACCGGCCACAGCCATTGGTCCACTTGGTGGATTCGGTACCCACAAGTCTTCACAAATCTCTATACCAAAAGTAGCTTCAGGATACGCATGATGCTGATACAGCATATTCACACCAATAGTTACATGAACAGAGTCAATAATATATTGGCTATGTCTTAGGTTATGACCTTGTTCAAACCATCTTTTCTCATAGAATTCGCTATAATTTGGAATATGACTTTTGACGGTAATCCCAACGATAGCACCTTGGCTTATAACCACGGCACAATTAAATAGGGCATTGCCAACAGCTAAAGGCGCGCCAACGATGAAAGTGATATCCAGAGACTGGGTCTCTTTTTTTAACCGAATCAATTGTTTTATGACTTGGTCTTGTAAATGCTTTTGCATAAACAAGTCACCACAGGTATAACCTGTAATTGACAATTCAGGAAAAACAAGAATAGCCACATCCTGATGAACGGCTTTTTTGATTAACTCAATGATTGCATTTGTATTATGTTCACAGTCAGCTACTTTGGTTATTATTGTAGCTGCACCAACACGTATAAATCCTTTTGTCATATTAACATCCTTTCATTTTCCATATATAGGCTCATTTTATCACAAATACGTCTCAAATGGTCGATTTAACAACAATAATCTTGTAATTATATTCAATATTATGTAGAATAAAGAAGTGTGTAAATGAAATAATCTACAGCATACAGATGGAGGCTAATATGAACCAAGATTACAAGATGCATATTCAAAAGAAGATTGCTTTAGTAGCCCATGATAATAGAAAAAAAGATCTTATGAATTGGATTCAAATCAATAGAGAGGCTTTAAGTACGCACTTTTTATATGCTACAGGTACAACTGGTCAGATTATTGCTGAGAAAACAGGCTTACCGGTTAGAACATTTAAGAGTGGGCCTTTAGGTGGCGACCAGCAAATAGGCGCTAAGATTATTGAAGGTGAGATAGATTTTATGATCTTCTTCTGGGATCCTCTTGAAGCTCAACCCCATGATCCGGATGTTAAGGCATTACTTCGAATCGCTGTTTTATATGATGTACCGATTGCCATGAACTATGCAACTGCTGATTTTATTTTTTCTTCCGGTTTAATGGTACAGGAATATGATCGTTTGGTTATAGACTATACAAAACGCTTAAAAAGACATATAGATTTATAATAAGTGTTGAAGTATCTATTAAGGGGTTATTATGGAAAAAAAGTGGGTATATAGTGGGCTAGTCCTGCTGGTCGTACTTGTATCAGGATTGTTCTATATGGGACATATCAAGGAAGAGGAAGGTATTCGTATAGAAGCAGAAGATTCGAGTAAACCGGTTGATGATAAGAAGAGTGATTTAGATACTGTAAATAAAATCTATATTCATCTATATGGTGCAGTAAAAAATCCGGATGTATATGAGGTGCGTGAGGATGCACGTCTTTTTGAAATCATTGAAATAGCTGGAGGACTTTTGGAAGATGCAGCCAAAGGATCTGTTAACCTTGCACGTAAAGTTGTGGATGGAGAGCAAATATATGTAGCTTTTGAAGGCGATGAACAATCCGCTTATGCCATAGATATCTTACAAGGAAAAGTGAGTTTGAATCAAGGTACGAAAGAACAGTTAATGACTTTAACAGGTATCGGTGAGGTGAGGGCGAAGGCTATAATAAACCATCGAACTCAAAAAGGACCCTTTGAGAAAATCGAAGATATCATGTTGGTTGAAGGTATCAAGAAAGCCATGTTTGAAAAAATAAAAGATGACATAGGTTTATAGAGGTGAAATATGAGTAAAAAAATATTGGTAGTCGATGATGAAAAATTAATAGTAAAAGGCATAAAATACGGTCTGGATCAGGATGGTTATGAAGTGGATGTGTCCTATGATGGTGAAGATGCCTTATCACATGCTAAGGCCAATGACTATGATTTAATCATATTGGATGTAATGCTGCCTAAAATGGACGGCATTGCTGTATGTCAACAGATCCGAGAGTTTTCCAAGGTTCCGATTATTATGCTCACTGCAAAAGGTGATGACATGGACAAAATCCTAGGACTAGAATACGGAGCAGATGACTATATGACCAAGCCTTTTAACATACTTGAATTGAAGGCAAGGATTAAAGCAATTATTAGGCGCTCCGGTTTCAAAGGTGAAACACAGACAGAAGAGTACAAAGTACTCAAGTCAGGTGAAATTAAGTTAGAAGTAGAGAGTAGAAGGGTATATGTCAAAGAAGGTGAGGTGAATCTGACAGCTAAAGAATTCGACCTGTTAGAGTTATTTATTACCCATCCGAATAAAGTTTATAGCAGAGAGAATCTACTGAATGTGGTCTGGGGCTACGATTATCCTGGGGATGTCAGGACAGTAGACGTTCATGTCAGAAGGCTGCGTGAAAAGGTTGAACCTAATCCCAGTGAACCGACTTACATACATACAAAATGGGGAGTGGGCTATTATTATCAACATTAGAATTAAGATTATAAAAAGTATAAGAACGAAATTATTTGTATCTTTGGTAGCCATTGGCATATTACCTCTATTTATTCTGACCCTTTCTATTCTTTCATCGGTTAGAAACTATAGTCAAAATGAGAAAAAAACAGAGATGTTACGTCATGCAAACACCATTAGTACCAATTTAAGCCGGAGAGATTATTTTGATAATATTGAAGATGTGAACTACTTAGATAATATTCAATCCATTATCGCAGATCGTTTTCTAATCTTAAACAGTGATGGACAAGTCATTTACGATTCCAACCATTTTGATGAAGGTAAGCTCAACAGTTCCCAACCGGTACTAAAAATCCTACAAGGTACTTCTACAAATATAACAGAAGAGGACAAGAAGCTTGATACGGTGAGAATCTACACACCGATCTATGACAGTGATCACCAAACGATTATTGGTGTTACCATGCTAAGCGGCCAGTACGACCAGATCGAAACGACGATATCTAGGATGCGTAATATGGCTTATCTATTAATTGTTGGGATTTCCTTAATCATTCTGATTCTGAATTTCTATTTTTCAGGTTTATTGACAAAACCTTTCTCTGAATTTGTCAATCATTTAAAAAGAGTTTCAGAAGGACATATCGATGAAAGAATTGATATACGTGGTAACTATGAAATAGAAGAGATTGGTATTGCTTTTAATGAGATGTTGACGACGATGGAAGAGATTGATGATTCCAGACAAAGATTTGTTGCTAACGTTTCTCATGAATTAAAGACACCATTGAGTTCTATGAAAGTACTGGCGGAATCATTGTTATGCCAAGATGATGTTCCTAATGAGCTTTATAAAGAATTCATGGAAGATATCAATGCTGAAATCAATCGTGAAACTAAAATTATTAATGATTTGCTGACATTGGTTACCTTAGATAAAAAAGAAAGCTATCTGAATATAGATAACACAAATATTAACGCATTGGTTGAACAGGTTATGCGAATGCTTAAACCTATTGCAGATAAAAAAGATGTCATTCTGGAAATAGAGAGTTATCGTGAAGTATTTGCAGAAGTGGATGAAACCAAAATGTATTTGGTATTTATGAATCTTATAGAAAACAGCATAAAATATAACAATGAATATGGAAAAGTAACTGTAACTATTAATGCAGATCACAGAGATTTGAACATTCAGATTATGGATACAGGTGTAGGGATTCCACCTGAAAGTGTTGATAAGGTTTTTCAACGCTTCTATCGGGTAGATAAGACAAGGTCAAGGGATACGGGTGGCACCGGTTTAGGCCTTAGTATTGTCAATAAGACGATTTTACTTCATGGTGGCAGCATCAAATGCCTCAGTGAGGAAGGTGTCGGAACGACTTTTATAATACGACTACCCCTATCTCAGACAATGAAATAAGGATAGTTTGAAGATGACTTAAGAATAAGAATTCATATATTATTAATAGTTAGGACGCATAACTGAAATATGTATTCGTTATGATGAGTGGTATCGAGAATGAGGATATAATACAGTGGACGGAAGGTGAGCTTATGAGACGTGTATTAGTCGCTGTCATTTTACTTGTATTGATTTTTACGAGTTGTAAACCAGAAATTGAAGAGGTGACAATAGAAAGCAAAGACGAAGTTCTATTGGTTTATTTGGTAAACGGTGAAAAGGATGAATTGGTGGCTTATGAGGTAGAAGCTGATTCGAATAGTATAACAAATCAGATTGAACAAATCCTTGATGTATTAAGTACAGGTGCCGTATCAGAAAAATTATTACCAACCATACCCAAAGAATTGACCATGGAACAGATAGAAATTCAAGATGGTAATATTATCATTCATATGCCTGATGGTATCAAAAATATGGAGCAGATTGATTTTCTTTTATGTAGAACATCTTTAATCAGAAGCCTAACATCAATAGAAGCAGTTGCATCTATTGAGTTTTATATAGATGGTCTGCCCTTAAAAGACAGTAACGGTAAGGTCTATGGACCATTTTATAAGTCAGATGTGATTGTTAATATGGAATCAGAGAATGAAGTGGTCAAGACCATTGATTTGAATCTATATTTCCCGGATCAAAAAGGAGAATTTCTAATACCCGTTACACGAGCGGTTGGTATTAAGCCCAATGAAAGTATTGAAGAACGTATCATCAAAGAGCTTATGATTCCACCTCAAGGTTATAACTTAACAAGCTTAATACCAGAAGAGACGGTCGTGAAAAGTATTTATGTCGATCAAGGCATCTGTTATATTGATTTTAATGAAGCCTTTAGAACAGAACATATTGGCGGATCGACAAGTGAAGTCATGAGCATATATGCCATAGTTAACAGTCTGACAGATCTACCGAATATTAACAAAGTTCAATTTCTTATTGAAGGTAAGAAATCAGAGAGCTTTACCGGGCATATGCAATTTGATATTTTATTTGAACAAAGTTTAGATTTAGTGAGTAAGGAAAATAAAATCAAAGAATAGGCTTTCTTGACAATCAATGGTAGGCAAGCTCAAGTAATAGGATATAACATAAGGGAGATTCTTATGAAAAGACCCTTGGTGCTGATAACCTTAAGTGGCATAGTCGGTATACTTTTAGGTATAGGGTATTATGAAGTTGGCATTGCACTCATTATGCTCATGGTATATAAACATAAAGATTCAATAAAGCAGATTCAATATAAGCATGTGTTCCCATTACTGGGCATATGCTTATTTTCATTTTTACGGGTCTTTTTTTATGACCAGTCATACGAGGCATCCACTCAATACTTTATAGAAGGGACCAGGGTAAAAGTTGAAGGTAACATCAAAGAAGTTCGAATAGGCGAGAAATATCATAGTTATATTCTGAAGTCTATTAAGATCAACGGGAGTAAAATTCATCATGAGATACAGTTGATTACAGAGGAAGACTTAGAAGGTGGCGTATGGATCGTTGCCGAAGGAGAAGTTCTTGTAACAAGAGGGAAGCGAAATGAGGGTGGGTTTGATGCCTTAGCTTATAATAAAAGTAAAGGGGTTGTCGCTACTGTTTTTGCGGAAGATGTATATAGCAAAAAGGTACAAGAAGAAAGCCTGAGTTTACCTACGGATGATCTTAAAAAGTCACATGAAAGAAGACTCCATTTATTATTGCCTAAGGATGAGGCGGCATTATTGTCAACCCTTATATTAGGTAGTAAGAATATGGAGGAAGAAGTCATCGACAATTTTGAAAAAGCCGGCCTAATCCATATATTATCCATCTCAGGACTACATGTTTCTATTATCGGGTATGGACTTTTCAAGGTATTAAGTAGAGGCATCAAAAATCAGACAATAAGTGCCGTTATATCAATCATTTTTTTAGTCTATTACTGTGTCTATACCGGCATGCAAGTATCTACAGTGAGAGCCACAATCATGATTGGTCTTTATTTGATTCAGTTTGTTGTGAATCGGCGATATGATAAAACAACCGCTGTTAGCTTTGCAGCTTTTGGTCTTCTTATGCTCAATCCCTATCAGTTGACCCATATTGGATTTCAATTATCATTTGGTGCTGTGCTAAGCATATTCTATATTGACCCTTTGATTAAAACTCATTGGCTGCCTGTTGAAAAAGGGCCGGTAGCAGGTGTGCGACTACTGATTGCAGTTCAAATTGGAATATGGCCTATACTTGCATATTACTTCAACAGTCTGCCGGTGTATGGGTTCATAGGAAACCTTTTGGTTGTACCAGTTGTTGGGGTATTAATTTTTTCTTCGATTATTGGGTTATTTCTAAGCTATATCAGTATGGGACTAGGTACCTTTATTATGGGTGTCTCCTATTGGATTTTGAATTATATGGAGCAAATTGCTATGTGGATAGGAAAACTACCCCTAAACACACTATATATACAAGCGCCTAACCCTTATTTTATAATAGCCTATTATAGCATTATCGCTATTTGGGTCATGGGTATACCCTACAAAAAAGCCAGAATATGTTTGGTGTCGCTCATGGTGCTGTCAGTATCCATAAGTATATTAGACCTTGAGACATTGTATATACATTTTCTAGATGTGGGTCAAGGCGATTGCACGGTTATAACCTATCAAGATCGAACTTTTATGATTGATGGTGGCGGAGATGTTAGGAAGAAAGATGAGAATATAGGAATAGAAGTCGTGTTACCTTTTATTAGACATCAAGGTATTGATAGAATTGACTCTGTATTCATAACCCATAGTGATTTTGACCATATTTATGGTATAATTGAAATCGCAAGTCATATACCAATAAGTGAAGTTATACTGCCTATTATTTACAAGGAAGCAGAAGATCCTTTGGTAGAGCAATTATTTTCCGTTCTGGATGGTCAGGGTACTCGTGTGCATTATTTTAAGGCAGGGGATCGATTAGCATATAAAAACATGACTTTTTCATGTCTATGGCCTGAAAAAGCATTTTATGGCAATAACAACAGGAATTCATTGATCCTTCATTTGACATTGAAGGATTTTGATGTTCTATTTTTAGGAGATGCCGGTACTTTAGAAGAACGGGTGATTATGAATGATATGGGATTATGGAAGAGGGATATTGAAGTATTAAAGGTCGGTCACCATGGCTCATCTTCCGGTTCTTCTGAGATTTTCTTAGAGCAACTGAAACCATCATTGAGTGTTATTTCAGTAGGTGAAAAGAATTTATATGGACATCCTAATGATGAAGTAGTAAAAAATCTAAAACGGTGGTCCAAACATGTCTTGATGACAAAAGACGAGGGCGCTATCCGTCTTAAATACAGAAATGGTAAGGCAACCATTCAAAGTATGATTAAGGAGTAAAGGAAGAAATGGAAGGCTTAAAACAACAAATTAAAGAACAAAAATTTAAAAATGTTATGCTATTTCATGGTGAAGAGACCTTCATGTTGGACTATTATGTGAAAAAAATTGTCGAATTAATAATAGGTAGCGGAGAGATGACCATGAACCATGATGTCTTTGATGACCGTAAGGTGGTTTTTTCAAGTATCGAAGACAGTATGGATACGATGCCCTTTTTTTCAGATAACCGCGTCATCATACTTAAAAATCTAGGTTTGTTTGAAAAGACAGGCGCAAATCTAGCCGGTCTTTTATCAGAAAAAATGGAACATCTACCCTCTACGACGTATGTCATTATCATTGAACCATCCGTTGATAAGCGTATCAAACTCTACAAATCGGTTCATAAAAACGGGTATATCTGTGAGTTTCCTTTACTTGGTGAAAGTGAACTGATTCGTTATATAGCCAAAACACTCAACCCATATGGGAAAAAAATTGAGCAAAAAGAAGCCAGATACCTGATACAATATGTTGGCGATCAACTAACAGTATTACATAATGAGATTAACAAACTTATCAACTATCTTGGTGACGATGAAGTGGTGACTCATGAAGCCATTGAAGCCATCTGTCAAAAAAGTGTTGAAAGCAAAATTTTTGAATTGGTGGATTGTATGGGTACAAAAAGAAGAGCTCGCGCATTAAAGCTCTATCATGACTTACTATCGGCTAAAGAACCTTCCAATAGGATTCTATTCATGTTAACCAGACAGTTTAGAATGATATATAAGTGTAAGCTATTGCTAGGGGAAGGACTAGACAGCAACGACATTGGCAAGAAGCTTAAGCTTCAGTCTTTCGTTGTTAG from Petrocella atlantisensis includes:
- a CDS encoding sensor domain-containing diguanylate cyclase, with protein sequence MNLFNKYNLSLMNKIIIAFVAYFVMILITFSLIVVLIDRGQVLSISNEFSSTIATDKAKTVELWLNEKVTNVSTLALTSEVQSMNHEAFLPLLESALVNKEGIYGRYFIIDEQGILVDTLGIRKNLAEDPEYQKIMTGEVPVVVAKSSYDDTFKQPTFRIMVPIEVDGKVQGLLGTTVLLKDLSQLISSTVIQETGYAWVVDEYGQVISHKDTNQVLNMDITSDENTDYEGLVSLSEQMKTSNEGMATFTNPQGEKNYVTYESIPGSPGWHVIITLYASSVYKTLRELFVYMTVLVVVLGLISYLVTYLLAKDITDSVKRLIGVMNKFTSGVKGIRAKVESQDEIGMLSQSFNAMADTIVAHTDNVEELIKERTQILADLNYQIVSRNKELGTMNEELEKTNDKLHELASTDMLTGLYNRHQFVRELQRTIELVNVEDEQNFSLLFIDLDNFKQYNDTFGHEIGDFLLIEVAKILRENVRENDIIGRYGGDEFVIMLRQGTYDIAKAIAERIHGAILGHDGFKKELSKKLSGEIKIMGKNKLSSSIGIVNYMKSMKITKAEDLLAIADETMYKAKKAGKSRVVVN
- a CDS encoding NAD(+) synthase, whose product is MTKGFIRVGAATIITKVADCEHNTNAIIELIKKAVHQDVAILVFPELSITGYTCGDLFMQKHLQDQVIKQLIRLKKETQSLDITFIVGAPLAVGNALFNCAVVISQGAIVGITVKSHIPNYSEFYEKRWFEQGHNLRHSQYIIDSVHVTIGVNMLYQHHAYPEATFGIEICEDLWVPNPPSGPMAVAGATLIFNPSASNDLVGKSEYRQSLIASQSAKTITGYVYASSGYGESTTDLVFGGQCLIYENGTMLSKNTRFVMENQLVVGDMDIERLLSDRRKMGIYGDGQQQDLSRYMICPYQSTFKTLMLNRYVDPHPFVPTDAEKLHVRCEEIFNIQSIGLAKRLEHIGCQTVIIGVSGGLDSTLALLVCLHTFSLLNLDPKNIIAITMPGFGTTDRTYKNACDLIKQLGCTLKEISIKEACLIHFKDIDHDPSIHDVTYENTQARERTQILMDYANKANGIVIGTGDLSELALGFATYNGDHMSMYAVNASIPKTLVRYLVNWVAHHKAPESAKTVLLDVLDTPVSPELLPPDAEGLILQKTEDLIGPYELHDFFLYYCVRFGFSPSKIYHLANMAFHDLYTEATVKKWLLIFYKRFFSQQFKRSCMPDGPKVGSINLSPRGDWRMPSDGVVRSWLLEIESL
- a CDS encoding methylglyoxal synthase, coding for MNQDYKMHIQKKIALVAHDNRKKDLMNWIQINREALSTHFLYATGTTGQIIAEKTGLPVRTFKSGPLGGDQQIGAKIIEGEIDFMIFFWDPLEAQPHDPDVKALLRIAVLYDVPIAMNYATADFIFSSGLMVQEYDRLVIDYTKRLKRHIDL
- a CDS encoding ComEA family DNA-binding protein; its protein translation is MEKKWVYSGLVLLVVLVSGLFYMGHIKEEEGIRIEAEDSSKPVDDKKSDLDTVNKIYIHLYGAVKNPDVYEVREDARLFEIIEIAGGLLEDAAKGSVNLARKVVDGEQIYVAFEGDEQSAYAIDILQGKVSLNQGTKEQLMTLTGIGEVRAKAIINHRTQKGPFEKIEDIMLVEGIKKAMFEKIKDDIGL
- a CDS encoding response regulator transcription factor — its product is MSKKILVVDDEKLIVKGIKYGLDQDGYEVDVSYDGEDALSHAKANDYDLIILDVMLPKMDGIAVCQQIREFSKVPIIMLTAKGDDMDKILGLEYGADDYMTKPFNILELKARIKAIIRRSGFKGETQTEEYKVLKSGEIKLEVESRRVYVKEGEVNLTAKEFDLLELFITHPNKVYSRENLLNVVWGYDYPGDVRTVDVHVRRLREKVEPNPSEPTYIHTKWGVGYYYQH
- a CDS encoding sensor histidine kinase, producing MNRLTYIQNGEWAIIINIRIKIIKSIRTKLFVSLVAIGILPLFILTLSILSSVRNYSQNEKKTEMLRHANTISTNLSRRDYFDNIEDVNYLDNIQSIIADRFLILNSDGQVIYDSNHFDEGKLNSSQPVLKILQGTSTNITEEDKKLDTVRIYTPIYDSDHQTIIGVTMLSGQYDQIETTISRMRNMAYLLIVGISLIILILNFYFSGLLTKPFSEFVNHLKRVSEGHIDERIDIRGNYEIEEIGIAFNEMLTTMEEIDDSRQRFVANVSHELKTPLSSMKVLAESLLCQDDVPNELYKEFMEDINAEINRETKIINDLLTLVTLDKKESYLNIDNTNINALVEQVMRMLKPIADKKDVILEIESYREVFAEVDETKMYLVFMNLIENSIKYNNEYGKVTVTINADHRDLNIQIMDTGVGIPPESVDKVFQRFYRVDKTRSRDTGGTGLGLSIVNKTILLHGGSIKCLSEEGVGTTFIIRLPLSQTMK
- a CDS encoding GerMN domain-containing protein; amino-acid sequence: MMSGIENEDIIQWTEGELMRRVLVAVILLVLIFTSCKPEIEEVTIESKDEVLLVYLVNGEKDELVAYEVEADSNSITNQIEQILDVLSTGAVSEKLLPTIPKELTMEQIEIQDGNIIIHMPDGIKNMEQIDFLLCRTSLIRSLTSIEAVASIEFYIDGLPLKDSNGKVYGPFYKSDVIVNMESENEVVKTIDLNLYFPDQKGEFLIPVTRAVGIKPNESIEERIIKELMIPPQGYNLTSLIPEETVVKSIYVDQGICYIDFNEAFRTEHIGGSTSEVMSIYAIVNSLTDLPNINKVQFLIEGKKSESFTGHMQFDILFEQSLDLVSKENKIKE
- a CDS encoding DNA internalization-related competence protein ComEC/Rec2, with the translated sequence MKRPLVLITLSGIVGILLGIGYYEVGIALIMLMVYKHKDSIKQIQYKHVFPLLGICLFSFLRVFFYDQSYEASTQYFIEGTRVKVEGNIKEVRIGEKYHSYILKSIKINGSKIHHEIQLITEEDLEGGVWIVAEGEVLVTRGKRNEGGFDALAYNKSKGVVATVFAEDVYSKKVQEESLSLPTDDLKKSHERRLHLLLPKDEAALLSTLILGSKNMEEEVIDNFEKAGLIHILSISGLHVSIIGYGLFKVLSRGIKNQTISAVISIIFLVYYCVYTGMQVSTVRATIMIGLYLIQFVVNRRYDKTTAVSFAAFGLLMLNPYQLTHIGFQLSFGAVLSIFYIDPLIKTHWLPVEKGPVAGVRLLIAVQIGIWPILAYYFNSLPVYGFIGNLLVVPVVGVLIFSSIIGLFLSYISMGLGTFIMGVSYWILNYMEQIAMWIGKLPLNTLYIQAPNPYFIIAYYSIIAIWVMGIPYKKARICLVSLMVLSVSISILDLETLYIHFLDVGQGDCTVITYQDRTFMIDGGGDVRKKDENIGIEVVLPFIRHQGIDRIDSVFITHSDFDHIYGIIEIASHIPISEVILPIIYKEAEDPLVEQLFSVLDGQGTRVHYFKAGDRLAYKNMTFSCLWPEKAFYGNNNRNSLILHLTLKDFDVLFLGDAGTLEERVIMNDMGLWKRDIEVLKVGHHGSSSGSSEIFLEQLKPSLSVISVGEKNLYGHPNDEVVKNLKRWSKHVLMTKDEGAIRLKYRNGKATIQSMIKE
- the holA gene encoding DNA polymerase III subunit delta; this translates as MEGLKQQIKEQKFKNVMLFHGEETFMLDYYVKKIVELIIGSGEMTMNHDVFDDRKVVFSSIEDSMDTMPFFSDNRVIILKNLGLFEKTGANLAGLLSEKMEHLPSTTYVIIIEPSVDKRIKLYKSVHKNGYICEFPLLGESELIRYIAKTLNPYGKKIEQKEARYLIQYVGDQLTVLHNEINKLINYLGDDEVVTHEAIEAICQKSVESKIFELVDCMGTKRRARALKLYHDLLSAKEPSNRILFMLTRQFRMIYKCKLLLGEGLDSNDIGKKLKLQSFVVRKCLEQGKNFSLNSLEESLKKCLECEIDIRTGVFMPDLAVEQLIIRYSGI